In Chitinivibrionia bacterium, a single window of DNA contains:
- a CDS encoding phosphoglycerate dehydrogenase, whose product MYKIQTLNKISTIGLEKLPRENYEVAGEMANPDGIILRSFKMHDMEMPKSLKAVARAGAGVNNIPIEKCTEKGIVVFNTPGANANGVKELCIAGMLIASRDIVGGVNWVHTLNGKGEEVPNIVEKEKANFGGYEIQGKTLGVIGLGAIGVLTANAAANLGMNVIGYDPYISVEAAWNLSSNVKRANALETLLRESDFISLHIPFINETKGMFNAEKLSLCKDGVKIINMARGGLVVNKDMKAALESGKVAKYVTDFPDEEVITYKNVIPLPHIGASTEESEDNCAIMAANQLRDYLENGNIKNSVNFPAVSVDRNPANTRITIANKDVPNMVGQISTTLAAAGINICEMVNKNRDGIAYNIIDTNSKVGDDIVAKISAIDGVIAVRVI is encoded by the coding sequence ATGTATAAAATTCAAACGTTGAACAAGATTTCAACAATTGGTCTTGAAAAACTCCCTCGCGAAAACTACGAGGTTGCGGGCGAAATGGCAAATCCCGACGGAATAATTCTGAGAAGCTTCAAAATGCACGATATGGAAATGCCGAAATCGCTTAAAGCGGTGGCTCGCGCGGGCGCGGGTGTAAACAATATTCCAATCGAAAAATGCACGGAAAAGGGAATTGTGGTTTTCAATACTCCGGGAGCAAACGCAAACGGCGTTAAAGAACTTTGTATTGCGGGAATGCTCATTGCCTCGCGCGACATTGTCGGCGGCGTAAACTGGGTGCATACCCTTAACGGCAAAGGCGAAGAAGTGCCGAATATCGTGGAAAAAGAAAAAGCAAACTTCGGCGGCTACGAAATTCAAGGCAAAACTTTGGGCGTAATCGGACTTGGCGCAATCGGCGTTTTAACGGCAAATGCCGCCGCTAACTTGGGAATGAACGTTATCGGCTACGACCCTTACATCTCGGTGGAAGCGGCTTGGAATTTGTCGTCCAACGTTAAAAGAGCGAACGCGCTCGAAACACTTTTGCGCGAATCTGATTTTATTTCGCTTCATATTCCTTTCATAAACGAAACAAAAGGAATGTTTAACGCCGAAAAATTGTCGCTTTGCAAAGACGGCGTAAAAATTATAAATATGGCGCGCGGCGGACTTGTTGTAAACAAGGATATGAAAGCGGCGCTCGAAAGCGGAAAAGTGGCAAAATACGTCACCGATTTCCCCGACGAAGAAGTGATTACCTACAAAAACGTAATTCCGCTTCCTCACATCGGCGCTTCCACAGAGGAGTCGGAAGACAACTGCGCAATTATGGCGGCAAATCAACTTCGCGACTACTTGGAAAACGGAAACATCAAAAATTCCGTAAATTTCCCAGCAGTTTCGGTTGACAGAAACCCTGCAAACACGCGTATTACCATAGCAAACAAAGACGTTCCGAATATGGTCGGACAAATTTCGACCACGCTTGCCGCGGCGGGAATAAATATCTGCGAAATGGTAAACAAAAACCGCGACGGTATTGCATACAACATTATCGACACCAATTCCAAAGTCGGCGACGATATTGTAGCAAAAATTTCGGCAATCGACGGAGTTATTGCGGTCAGAGTGATTTAA
- the rsmA gene encoding 16S rRNA (adenine(1518)-N(6)/adenine(1519)-N(6))-dimethyltransferase RsmA: MSVAPKKQFGQNFLISQFHIDKIIEAVEAKAGDTLIEIGPGKGALSKKLIDKNFNFIMIDADRDMVEHIKTEFGERENYKIFNADAVKFDYSQIDGDFFVVGNLPYNVGNLIIKRLLFESPRLKSIVCMLQKEVADRICATPKGKDIGFLSILCQYFADIKKVCVVPPGAFFPAPKIQSAVIKLDINPQKTSRIPRDKWENFFAFVSLGYSQRRKKLLNVISDEFSSKEVAKVAFEKQGFDENIRAEELSDEDWVGLYGAKKIGL, translated from the coding sequence ATGTCAGTCGCGCCAAAAAAACAATTCGGACAGAATTTCTTAATTTCGCAATTTCATATCGACAAAATCATTGAAGCTGTCGAAGCTAAAGCAGGCGATACGCTTATCGAAATCGGTCCCGGAAAAGGCGCGCTGTCTAAAAAACTTATCGACAAAAACTTCAACTTTATTATGATTGACGCAGACCGTGATATGGTTGAGCATATAAAAACCGAATTTGGCGAGCGTGAAAACTACAAAATTTTCAACGCCGACGCGGTAAAATTCGATTATTCGCAAATAGACGGCGATTTTTTTGTCGTGGGAAATTTGCCGTATAATGTCGGCAATCTGATAATTAAACGCCTGCTTTTTGAAAGTCCGCGATTAAAGTCGATTGTTTGTATGCTTCAAAAAGAAGTAGCCGACAGAATTTGCGCCACACCAAAGGGAAAAGACATTGGCTTTTTGTCGATTTTGTGCCAATATTTCGCCGATATAAAAAAAGTGTGCGTTGTTCCGCCCGGCGCGTTTTTCCCTGCGCCGAAAATACAGTCCGCCGTAATAAAATTAGATATAAATCCGCAGAAAACTTCCCGTATTCCTCGCGACAAATGGGAGAATTTCTTCGCATTTGTAAGTTTGGGCTATTCGCAGAGACGTAAAAAACTGCTCAATGTTATTTCCGATGAATTTTCGTCCAAAGAAGTGGCAAAAGTCGCTTTTGAAAAGCAAGGTTTTGACGAAAATATTCGCGCAGAAGAGTTGAGTGATGAGGATTGGGTTGGGTTGTATGGCGCGAAGAAGATTGGTTTGTAG
- a CDS encoding PAC2 family protein — protein MRIFQNVKFETPPTLIASWPGMGNVGLIATNYLRSKMGAQPIAEIDMAPYFIPDAIMVRNGIAELPRLPTSRIYYCQRPDLLIFESDAQIMGKEGLAITKSLMRFAADVGVGRAYTTAALPQNISHKTAAHIYGAFTSNDLLAEFQSLGVQSMTEGYIAGLNGVLLGIAKSHSIEAGCLLGTIPLFATNLNYPKTSLKIIELVEDLLNIDIDKTEINESISITDSQFSAIEERIRQFSGSIFGNLEQMSGLPFNPAGDGLWGVQSDGAPNTDTIPQTIMEKIERMFQDAQGDRGKANSLKKELDRWNIFELYEDRFLQLFK, from the coding sequence ATGAGAATATTTCAGAATGTAAAATTTGAAACTCCGCCTACACTTATTGCTTCGTGGCCCGGGATGGGAAACGTGGGACTTATCGCAACCAACTATTTAAGAAGCAAAATGGGCGCGCAGCCAATCGCCGAAATTGATATGGCGCCGTATTTTATACCCGACGCGATTATGGTGCGCAACGGAATTGCCGAACTTCCGAGATTGCCGACCTCCCGAATTTATTACTGCCAGCGTCCCGATTTGCTTATTTTTGAGTCGGACGCGCAGATAATGGGGAAAGAAGGGCTTGCCATAACAAAATCGCTTATGAGATTTGCCGCGGACGTCGGCGTAGGGCGCGCTTACACAACCGCGGCGCTTCCGCAGAATATTTCGCACAAAACCGCCGCGCATATTTACGGCGCATTCACAAGCAATGATCTTTTGGCGGAATTTCAGTCGTTAGGCGTGCAATCTATGACCGAGGGATATATCGCAGGGCTTAACGGCGTGCTTTTGGGGATTGCCAAGTCGCACTCAATAGAGGCGGGTTGCCTTTTGGGAACAATTCCGCTTTTTGCGACGAACTTAAATTACCCGAAAACTTCGCTGAAGATTATAGAATTGGTGGAAGATTTACTGAATATAGACATCGACAAAACCGAAATCAACGAAAGTATTTCGATAACCGACAGTCAATTCAGCGCAATCGAAGAGCGAATTCGTCAATTTTCGGGCTCAATCTTCGGGAATTTGGAGCAAATGTCGGGGCTTCCTTTTAATCCTGCGGGGGACGGTTTGTGGGGAGTTCAATCGGACGGCGCGCCAAACACAGACACTATTCCGCAGACGATTATGGAGAAAATAGAGCGTATGTTTCAGGATGCGCAGGGAGACCGCGGTAAGGCGAATTCTCTAAAAAAAGAGCTGGACAGATGGAACATATTCGAACTCTACGAAGACAGGTTTTTACAGTTGTTTAAATAA
- a CDS encoding Mur ligase family protein encodes MSLFIDEKEINSFHFVGILGIGMSAIAQYLVKDCVISGSDRSVNGNSEDEIILKSQGISLFLQDGSGISPKTQALVVSTAIENDNPDIKKANELNIPILHRSEVLAAIVKKHRTISITGTSGKSSVSAMIFHILDFAGKKPSFIGGANLHSLRGTTVGAYCIRPKTAANGRMQYAPTLGNAFRGDGEFLVIEADESDGTVVRYFPEISVLLNISRDHKEVGEVVDLLKTASAQSKLTIFNKDDEHFTDFNGKTFGFSREADYFPIRYSCAENSSTFTYCDCGKGGFKTHPYGDGASTGEKCFAPTQNTTFVLNFTGEHTIKNALAALAVCKELGIDEKTIAEALATYSGIARRFDKYPASKNILVIDDYAHNPDKISAAISAAKMRKTPLSVVFQPHGFGPLKFMFDDLKTMFSEYIGENDKLYLLPTFYAGGTADTSTDSDKLADELGDKNRFVFVENREKLTEILKKEVKENETILICGARDNSLAVFAKDLAESL; translated from the coding sequence ATGTCTTTATTTATTGACGAAAAAGAGATAAATTCCTTTCATTTCGTCGGAATTTTGGGCATAGGAATGAGCGCGATTGCCCAATACTTGGTAAAAGACTGCGTAATCAGCGGAAGCGACAGGTCTGTGAATGGCAACAGCGAAGACGAAATCATACTGAAATCACAGGGAATTTCGCTGTTCTTGCAAGACGGAAGTGGAATTTCACCTAAAACTCAAGCGCTTGTAGTTTCGACGGCAATAGAAAACGATAATCCCGACATAAAAAAAGCAAACGAACTGAATATCCCGATTCTTCACAGAAGCGAAGTTTTGGCGGCGATTGTAAAAAAACACCGCACAATTTCGATTACGGGAACGAGCGGAAAAAGCTCGGTCTCGGCAATGATTTTTCACATTTTGGACTTTGCGGGTAAAAAACCGTCGTTTATCGGTGGCGCAAACCTACACTCTCTGCGAGGAACAACTGTAGGGGCGTATTGCATACGCCCAAAAACCGCTGCCAATGGGCGTATGCAATACGCCCCTACATTAGGCAACGCGTTCAGAGGCGACGGTGAATTTTTGGTGATTGAAGCCGACGAAAGCGACGGAACGGTTGTGCGATATTTCCCCGAAATTTCGGTTTTGCTGAATATTTCCCGCGACCACAAAGAAGTCGGCGAAGTTGTAGATTTGCTGAAAACCGCTTCCGCTCAATCAAAACTAACGATTTTCAATAAAGATGACGAGCATTTTACAGATTTTAACGGTAAAACATTCGGATTTTCGCGAGAAGCGGATTATTTTCCGATAAGATACAGTTGCGCTGAGAATTCTTCGACGTTTACATATTGCGATTGCGGTAAGGGTGGGTTTAAAACCCACCCCTACGGAGATGGTGCAAGTACGGGCGAAAAATGTTTCGCCCCTACGCAAAACACAACATTTGTGCTAAATTTTACGGGGGAACATACCATAAAAAACGCACTTGCGGCGCTTGCTGTTTGCAAAGAATTGGGAATTGACGAAAAAACTATCGCCGAAGCGCTTGCGACTTACAGTGGAATTGCCAGAAGATTTGACAAATACCCTGCTTCAAAAAACATACTCGTAATTGACGATTATGCGCACAATCCCGACAAAATATCGGCGGCAATATCAGCCGCCAAGATGCGGAAAACGCCGCTTTCGGTGGTGTTTCAGCCGCACGGTTTTGGACCGCTTAAATTTATGTTCGACGACTTAAAAACAATGTTTTCCGAATATATCGGCGAAAATGACAAACTGTATTTGCTTCCCACATTTTATGCAGGCGGAACAGCTGATACAAGCACAGACAGCGACAAACTCGCCGACGAATTAGGCGATAAAAACCGCTTTGTTTTTGTCGAAAATCGCGAAAAATTAACTGAAATACTGAAAAAAGAAGTAAAAGAAAACGAAACTATTTTAATATGCGGCGCGCGCGACAATTCGCTTGCCGTTTTTGCGAAAGACTTAGCGGAAAGTTTGTAA
- a CDS encoding L,D-transpeptidase encodes MKNKNLATISFDDFSLVLLKNGEKFAFPISCAKKGRGEKSGSNKTPRGMFEIHKKIGKGAEIGAVFKSRKQTGEVWKSGDIYKENAITSRILWLSGLEKHNENTQSRYVYIHGTDKENEVGKSHFSHGCIVMKNEDVIKLFDLMKAGDYVFIY; translated from the coding sequence ATGAAAAATAAAAACTTAGCAACAATTTCTTTCGATGATTTTTCGTTGGTTTTGCTTAAGAACGGCGAAAAGTTTGCTTTCCCTATATCTTGCGCAAAAAAAGGACGAGGCGAAAAGAGCGGCTCCAATAAAACCCCGCGCGGAATGTTTGAAATTCACAAAAAAATCGGCAAAGGAGCCGAAATCGGCGCGGTATTCAAGTCCCGCAAACAAACAGGCGAGGTCTGGAAAAGCGGCGACATATACAAAGAAAATGCAATCACAAGCAGAATTTTATGGCTTTCGGGGCTCGAAAAACACAACGAAAACACGCAATCGCGATACGTATATATTCACGGCACGGACAAAGAAAACGAGGTCGGCAAAAGTCATTTTTCGCACGGCTGTATCGTAATGAAAAACGAAGATGTAATAAAACTTTTTGATTTAATGAAAGCGGGTGATTATGTCTTTATTTATTGA
- the serC gene encoding 3-phosphoserine/phosphohydroxythreonine transaminase has product MARVLNFSAGPAQLPLAVLERAAKEMTDYGNTGTSVMEMSHRSKAFEGILHKSKDDLRKLMAIPENYDILYMQGGASTQFAAVPLNLLGDKTAADYADTGAWSDKAIKEAKKYCDVNVVASSKAEIYNHIPDLDKSKFNPEAAYFHFTCNNTIYGTKWTNLPEVGNVPLITDMSSSILSEPVDVSKYGVIYAGAQKNIGPAGLVIVIIRKDLLELSKEKAKKMTPTMLRYDICAENDSMYNTPPTYSIYIAGLVFEYLLGLGGLDEMKKRNVAKADLLYGFLDNSKMFKATVRPQDRSLMNVPFITGNEELDDKCVKAATAAGMINLKGHRSVGGLRASIYNAIDLDGVKTLVNFLEKFEKENA; this is encoded by the coding sequence ATGGCAAGAGTATTGAATTTTTCGGCGGGACCGGCGCAGTTGCCGCTTGCAGTTCTCGAAAGAGCGGCAAAAGAGATGACGGATTACGGCAACACAGGCACTTCGGTTATGGAGATGAGCCACCGTTCCAAGGCGTTTGAGGGCATTCTTCACAAATCAAAAGACGATTTGCGCAAACTTATGGCTATCCCCGAAAATTACGACATTTTGTATATGCAGGGCGGCGCTTCCACACAATTTGCGGCTGTTCCGCTTAACCTTTTGGGCGACAAAACCGCGGCGGATTACGCTGACACGGGCGCGTGGTCGGACAAAGCGATAAAAGAGGCGAAAAAATATTGCGACGTTAACGTTGTAGCGAGTTCCAAGGCGGAAATTTACAACCACATTCCCGATTTGGACAAGAGCAAATTTAATCCCGAAGCGGCGTATTTTCATTTCACTTGCAACAACACAATTTACGGAACAAAGTGGACAAACTTGCCCGAAGTCGGAAACGTGCCGCTTATAACCGATATGTCGTCGAGTATTTTGAGCGAGCCTGTTGACGTGTCGAAATACGGCGTAATTTATGCTGGCGCGCAGAAAAATATCGGACCTGCAGGGCTTGTTATCGTTATTATCCGCAAAGATTTGCTTGAATTGAGCAAAGAAAAAGCGAAAAAGATGACCCCGACAATGCTCAGATACGACATTTGCGCCGAAAACGACTCTATGTATAACACGCCCCCAACCTATTCCATATATATAGCGGGATTGGTTTTTGAATATTTGCTCGGATTGGGCGGTTTGGACGAAATGAAAAAGCGCAACGTTGCAAAAGCCGACTTGCTTTACGGTTTCTTGGACAACTCCAAGATGTTTAAGGCGACCGTTCGCCCGCAAGACCGTTCTTTGATGAACGTTCCGTTTATAACAGGAAACGAAGAATTGGACGACAAATGCGTAAAAGCGGCGACTGCGGCGGGAATGATTAACCTTAAAGGACACAGAAGCGTAGGCGGATTGCGCGCGTCGATTTACAACGCAATTGATTTGGACGGCGTAAAAACACTCGTTAATTTCCTCGAAAAATTCGAGAAAGAAAACGCATAA
- a CDS encoding valine--tRNA ligase, producing the protein MEKQYSPINVEQRIYEEWEKNGYFIANAQSNKPAFSIVIPPPNVTGILHMGHALNNTIQDILTRYKRMDGFETLWIPGTDHAGIATQNVVEKKLSKEGSSRHKIGREKFVEKVWEWKEEYHKTITTQLRKLGSSCDWSRERFTMDEGLSKAVRKVFVKLYEDKMIYRGKYIVNWCPRCRTALADDEVEHQDKEGNLWYFRYPFAVSAPLNDRSAEYVVVATTRPETMLGDVAVAVNPKDERYKDLIGKKLMLPIQNREIPLISDDYVKKEFGTGAVKITPAHDPNDFQMGLRHNFVPVVIMDEGGKMSGEIPAEYIGLDRFEARKKIVEKFEELGLLEKIEKHENKVGHCYRCDTVIEPYYSDQWFVKMKPLAEKSLEAALKEDVKFHPDRWKKIYADWMENIRDWCISRQIWWGHRIPVWYCQDCGEIIVSETDPTDCPKCKSAKLNQENDVLDTWFSSWLWPFTTMGWGGDMNTDDLKKFFPTSVLATAYDILFFWVARMVMASLYFTKEVPFSDVILHGMVRDKTGRKMSKSLGNIIDPLKIIASHGADSLRFSMMMNTAAGTDIFIGEDSFDIGRNFANKLWNASRFLISNIENPLKFDNLPPKERLKPEDNWIISRLIITVINVRSALDKYRFNEASHILYDFIWKDFCDWYIEAKKDDFYRPEPYIPNGKPFTVERDEIRENAFNCASYTLSVILKLLHPFMPFVTEEIWQHLREKVQNSEINGNSIMLEKFPIFDDNDLRILPQEEGGFLDFLREIITGLRTIRSENNVPPEKKVSVVIIPFDDLKENFLKSCDHLIKYFVKTDNLIISRKAQKPSFAGQNVINKTEIYVILDGLVDLEAEKEKIAKEITRLENAAKGFEARLNNEEFTQKAPPKVIEAEKAKYANVLETLEKLRANLG; encoded by the coding sequence ATGGAAAAACAATATTCGCCGATAAACGTCGAGCAGAGAATTTACGAAGAATGGGAAAAAAACGGGTATTTTATCGCAAATGCTCAATCAAATAAACCTGCGTTTTCAATAGTTATTCCGCCGCCGAATGTCACAGGGATTTTGCACATGGGACACGCTCTGAACAACACAATTCAGGATATTTTGACCCGCTACAAACGAATGGACGGTTTTGAAACGCTCTGGATACCCGGCACCGACCACGCAGGCATTGCCACGCAAAACGTCGTCGAAAAGAAACTTTCCAAAGAGGGCAGCAGTCGTCATAAAATCGGGCGAGAAAAATTTGTCGAAAAGGTCTGGGAGTGGAAAGAAGAATATCACAAAACCATAACAACGCAACTTCGCAAACTCGGAAGTTCCTGCGATTGGTCGCGCGAAAGATTTACAATGGACGAGGGCTTGTCGAAAGCCGTCCGCAAAGTTTTCGTTAAATTATACGAAGACAAAATGATTTATCGCGGAAAATACATCGTAAACTGGTGCCCCAGATGCCGCACCGCCCTCGCCGACGACGAGGTAGAACACCAAGATAAAGAGGGCAATTTGTGGTATTTTAGGTATCCATTTGCCGTTTCGGCTCCGCTCAACGACCGAAGCGCAGAATATGTTGTTGTCGCGACCACCCGTCCCGAAACAATGCTCGGGGACGTTGCCGTTGCGGTCAATCCCAAAGACGAGCGATACAAGGATTTAATCGGCAAAAAACTGATGTTGCCCATACAAAACCGCGAAATTCCGCTGATTTCGGACGATTACGTTAAAAAAGAATTCGGAACGGGCGCGGTAAAAATCACTCCTGCGCACGACCCAAACGACTTTCAGATGGGGCTTCGGCACAATTTTGTTCCCGTTGTAATTATGGACGAGGGCGGAAAAATGTCGGGCGAAATTCCCGCGGAATACATCGGGCTCGACAGATTTGAAGCGCGCAAAAAAATCGTAGAAAAATTTGAGGAACTTGGCTTGCTCGAAAAAATAGAAAAACACGAAAATAAAGTCGGACATTGCTATCGTTGCGACACCGTTATCGAGCCGTATTACAGCGACCAATGGTTCGTAAAAATGAAGCCGCTCGCCGAAAAATCGCTTGAAGCCGCGCTTAAGGAAGACGTAAAATTTCACCCCGACCGCTGGAAAAAAATCTATGCCGATTGGATGGAAAACATTCGCGATTGGTGTATTTCGCGCCAAATTTGGTGGGGACATCGCATTCCCGTTTGGTATTGCCAAGATTGCGGCGAAATTATCGTAAGCGAAACCGACCCGACGGACTGTCCGAAGTGCAAAAGCGCAAAACTAAATCAAGAAAACGACGTTTTGGACACTTGGTTTTCGTCGTGGCTTTGGCCCTTTACGACAATGGGCTGGGGCGGAGATATGAACACGGACGACTTGAAGAAATTCTTTCCGACGAGTGTCTTGGCGACCGCATACGACATCTTGTTTTTCTGGGTTGCAAGAATGGTTATGGCAAGTTTGTATTTCACAAAAGAAGTCCCGTTCAGCGACGTTATTTTGCACGGAATGGTGCGCGACAAAACAGGCAGAAAAATGAGCAAATCACTCGGAAACATAATCGACCCGCTCAAAATAATCGCCTCTCACGGCGCGGATTCGCTTCGTTTTTCAATGATGATGAACACTGCCGCAGGAACAGACATATTCATAGGAGAAGACAGTTTCGACATCGGACGAAATTTCGCAAATAAATTGTGGAACGCCTCAAGATTTTTGATTTCGAATATTGAAAATCCGTTAAAATTCGATAATTTGCCGCCAAAAGAGCGGTTAAAACCAGAAGACAACTGGATAATCAGTCGTCTCATTATAACAGTTATAAACGTGCGTAGTGCACTCGACAAATATCGTTTTAACGAAGCGAGCCATATTCTTTATGACTTTATATGGAAAGATTTTTGCGATTGGTATATTGAGGCGAAAAAAGATGATTTTTATAGACCTGAGCCTTACATTCCCAACGGCAAGCCTTTTACGGTTGAAAGAGACGAAATTAGAGAAAATGCTTTTAACTGTGCTTCTTACACGCTTTCGGTAATCCTAAAACTTCTGCACCCCTTTATGCCGTTTGTAACCGAAGAAATTTGGCAACATTTGCGCGAAAAAGTGCAAAACAGCGAAATTAATGGCAATTCGATTATGCTTGAGAAATTTCCAATATTTGATGATAATGATCTACGAATACTTCCTCAAGAGGAAGGTGGTTTTCTTGATTTTTTGCGAGAAATAATTACAGGGTTGCGAACAATAAGGAGCGAAAACAACGTTCCGCCCGAAAAAAAGGTCTCGGTGGTAATCATTCCGTTTGACGACCTCAAAGAAAATTTTTTAAAGTCGTGCGACCATTTGATAAAATACTTCGTTAAAACAGATAATCTTATCATTTCGCGAAAAGCGCAAAAACCGTCTTTTGCAGGACAAAACGTAATAAACAAAACCGAAATTTACGTAATTTTGGATGGCTTGGTGGACTTGGAAGCCGAAAAAGAAAAAATTGCCAAAGAAATCACCCGCCTCGAAAACGCCGCCAAAGGTTTTGAAGCCCGCCTGAACAACGAAGAGTTCACCCAAAAAGCCCCGCCGAAAGTGATAGAAGCGGAAAAGGCGAAGTATGCGAATGTGTTGGAGACCTTGGAGAAACTGCGGGCGAATTTGGGATAA
- a CDS encoding redox-sensing transcriptional repressor Rex, producing the protein MIPKATIERLCVIHNLLEQIMLNGDNGVCISHVSSTRIGEIIGVPSHTVRKDINFLEGIGQLGKGYSVKELRALIAEKLGLKKRKAAVIGLGKVGTAIMEYEKFLSADIEIVAGFDSTNKIDTTKSAIPLFPSLEISEIVKQKGIEIAFLTSSPESAKTCFERLETGGVKSILNFTPTFLTSEKIHIRNIDLVLESTILSAMMGLDELELSNKQQ; encoded by the coding sequence ATGATACCGAAAGCGACTATTGAACGGCTTTGTGTTATACATAATTTGCTTGAACAAATAATGCTCAACGGCGACAATGGTGTGTGCATATCGCACGTTTCATCAACCAGAATAGGCGAGATTATCGGCGTTCCGTCGCATACGGTTCGCAAAGACATCAATTTTCTGGAAGGTATAGGACAGCTCGGAAAAGGGTATTCGGTTAAAGAATTGCGAGCGCTTATCGCTGAAAAGCTTGGGCTTAAAAAACGGAAAGCGGCGGTTATCGGGCTTGGAAAAGTCGGCACTGCCATTATGGAATACGAAAAATTCTTGTCGGCGGACATAGAAATCGTAGCGGGATTTGACTCTACAAACAAAATTGACACGACAAAATCTGCAATTCCGCTTTTCCCGTCGCTCGAAATCAGCGAAATTGTTAAGCAAAAAGGCATAGAAATCGCGTTTTTGACATCGTCGCCCGAATCGGCAAAGACCTGTTTTGAGCGGCTTGAGACGGGCGGGGTTAAGTCGATTTTGAACTTTACGCCTACTTTTTTAACGAGCGAAAAAATCCATATCCGCAATATAGATTTGGTTTTGGAAAGCACGATTTTGTCGGCTATGATGGGGCTTGACGAACTCGAATTAAGCAATAAACAACAATAA